A portion of the Rhodococcus pseudokoreensis genome contains these proteins:
- a CDS encoding TIGR04282 family arsenosugar biosynthesis glycosyltransferase: MTLDVAVLVVAKAPVPGFAKTRLARDVGDARAAALAAASLLDTLDAVAGAGVAQRVVAMTGDLGRAVRGGDIAATLSRFTVVPQRGESFAERLVNAHADTFGRFGLPILQIGMDTPQVTAGLLAESADRLTARQGRCALGLAEDGGWWILGVPDAVSARAILPVPTSSPDTGRLTRAALLAAGAEVLSLPTLRDVDYAADVAPVAALCPESSRFRREYLLTSGG, translated from the coding sequence GTGACCCTCGACGTCGCCGTACTCGTGGTCGCGAAGGCGCCGGTGCCCGGCTTCGCGAAGACCCGGCTCGCAAGGGACGTCGGCGACGCCCGGGCGGCAGCCCTCGCCGCCGCCTCCCTGCTGGACACGCTCGACGCCGTCGCCGGTGCCGGGGTGGCGCAGCGGGTGGTGGCGATGACCGGCGACCTCGGCCGCGCGGTCCGGGGCGGCGACATCGCCGCGACGCTGAGCAGATTCACCGTGGTGCCGCAGCGGGGTGAGAGTTTCGCGGAGCGGTTGGTGAACGCCCACGCCGACACGTTCGGCCGTTTCGGGCTGCCGATTCTCCAGATCGGAATGGACACACCGCAGGTGACGGCGGGACTGCTCGCCGAATCCGCGGACCGCCTCACCGCGCGGCAGGGCCGATGCGCCCTCGGGCTCGCGGAGGACGGCGGATGGTGGATCCTCGGTGTGCCCGATGCGGTTTCGGCGCGGGCGATACTCCCGGTTCCCACATCGAGTCCGGACACCGGGCGCCTCACCCGGGCCGCGCTGCTCGCCGCCGGCGCCGAGGTGCTGTCGCTGCCGACGCTCCGGGACGTCGATTACGCGGCCGACGTCGCCCCGGTCGCCGCGCTGTGCCCGGAGTCCAGCCGCTTCCGCCGTGAGTACTTGTTAACGTCCGGCGGTTAA